The Thalassotalea sp. 273M-4 genome includes a region encoding these proteins:
- the lipA gene encoding lipoyl synthase gives MTDTTVKTKSTRVAPGTKMRDADKMQHIPIKVVASERESMLRKPSWLKIKLPSSSENIDHIKQSLRKHNLHSVCEEASCPNLAECFNHGTATFMILGDICTRRCPFCDVGHGRPLPVDKDEPKKLALTLKDMRLKYVVITSVDRDDLRDGGAQQFVDCINEIAEHAPHTKVEILVPDFRGRMDRALDILNSAPPHVFNHNLETAPRLYQKARPGANYQWSLDLLKKFGEANPGVPTKSGLMVGLGETNEEILEVMRDLRAHGVTMLTIGQYLQPSKHHLPVERYVHPDEFEMFKREAIKMGFEHAACGPLVRSSYHADKQAQGEEVK, from the coding sequence ATGACAGACACTACTGTAAAAACAAAATCGACTCGAGTCGCTCCTGGCACCAAAATGCGTGATGCCGATAAAATGCAACACATTCCTATTAAGGTAGTCGCGAGTGAACGTGAAAGCATGTTACGCAAACCGAGTTGGTTAAAAATCAAATTACCTAGTTCAAGTGAAAACATCGACCATATTAAGCAGTCACTGCGCAAGCACAACTTGCACTCTGTATGTGAAGAGGCGTCTTGTCCTAACTTAGCGGAATGTTTTAACCACGGTACCGCTACCTTTATGATCTTAGGTGATATTTGTACTCGTCGTTGTCCGTTTTGTGATGTGGGTCATGGTCGTCCACTACCGGTAGATAAAGACGAACCAAAGAAACTGGCATTAACGCTTAAAGACATGCGCTTAAAGTACGTGGTTATTACCTCGGTTGACCGTGACGATTTACGTGACGGCGGTGCACAGCAATTCGTCGACTGTATTAACGAAATTGCCGAACACGCACCACACACCAAAGTAGAAATTTTAGTACCCGATTTTCGTGGTCGTATGGACCGAGCGTTAGACATTTTAAATTCGGCGCCACCACACGTATTTAACCACAACTTAGAAACCGCACCACGCCTTTACCAAAAAGCGCGTCCGGGTGCCAACTACCAATGGTCATTGGACTTGTTGAAAAAATTTGGTGAAGCCAACCCTGGTGTACCAACCAAGTCAGGCTTAATGGTGGGCTTAGGCGAAACCAACGAAGAAATTTTAGAAGTAATGCGCGACTTACGCGCCCATGGCGTAACCATGTTAACCATTGGTCAATACTTACAACCGTCTAAACACCACTTACCGGTTGAGCGTTATGTTCACCCAGATGAGTTTGAAATGTTTAAGCGTGAAGCGATAAAAATGGGCTTTGAACATGCCGCTTGTGGTCCATTAGTAAGAAGTTCTTACCACGCCGACAAACAAGCCCAAGGTGAAGAAGTTAAGTAA
- a CDS encoding DUF748 domain-containing protein: MKSLLLRYKKTLLILLFILLLLALLPYGLKYGIVYTLQKQGFNNVSMENLKLNVFKGTLQVNQLVAKQDEVEKLHLGQLNFDYQWQSLFSKGMTAELITLSDLRLNIVLSKSGELEIVIPITSDPNAKEGENEEEAFSLPNLDVELFKLNNIQLGIRLPEYENDFFIEQLELSQVSTWNDKQAQLAFDAKLGEGHIEMDLSAQPLASTPHVKGNIKIRGLDISQFSGFLPASINRLQAKLATNLDIDVKGIRSEQLDLAVKGNISLVNSQLSLAKIDLKLAKAVNNVSLNANYKNGQLSLLAKGRGEYSDTSVNSDLLNLVQPTLTNNFNLQLKQQKGRLSMVSDGDFDLSNTQLNHQQWQWLQAKLSNTFNLTVEQNNDLFEIKAKGGFKLNDADVTFGQSRLLQAQLDNNFEIKAKWQNTQWDILAEGDLKLTDSKFTQGPVTLLTQLDNTFSVAANQQNDQLSFEASGDLKANNVDAQFGPLQLLLGQLDNRFKIRGNQNQQALDFNYKAEKTLTNLSLSDKQQDYPLFGAQNINITDFELNQMLALSLSKITMQDVDLGYLEEFKKSQLTAPLVTVNKLEYIHNDNMLEVGDVKINGLAVQMHIDQESKLLGTDRYQKTLAALQATTKKNDEQEKAKQQDSQIVQNKNLEQQQSPEFKVRLQQLLIAQNSLIHLKQEHKPYPIEQNLLIDNLDLGPVYSNEPEAYSNVLLNARLDQFSNIEVSAKAQLFKSPLNLEAKGRLDGVSLAQLSAFAEPVIGYEFTSGQLDHKFDLKLNNNNLDMKNKLKIRRVKLNNTPVKVQGNNSSPLPLPMAISMLEDSKGLIELDVPIKSNLNKTDVGLASIIRTSLSAVLQKSSLSFLKYYLQPYGAVLFAGEILLEQASSVRFEPMAFTPNSADLSEQHQEYADKLAELLQKRKQLQIQLCGMTNEQDKMAISEPEATNSDEKNQDKVDEKKTKTSFTPEQVARKLDVLAEERANNVKRYLLDKGIKGKRLFICKPKFKAKGLAGVELSM, translated from the coding sequence ATGAAATCCTTGCTGTTGCGCTATAAAAAAACATTGTTAATTTTGCTGTTTATTTTGTTGCTCTTAGCCTTGCTCCCTTATGGGCTCAAGTATGGCATCGTTTATACCTTGCAAAAGCAAGGCTTTAATAACGTTAGCATGGAAAACCTTAAGTTAAATGTGTTTAAGGGAACACTGCAAGTAAATCAATTAGTTGCGAAACAAGATGAGGTTGAAAAATTACATCTTGGGCAATTAAATTTTGACTATCAATGGCAGAGCCTTTTTAGCAAAGGTATGACCGCCGAGTTGATCACTTTATCGGATTTACGCTTAAACATTGTGCTGTCTAAATCGGGTGAATTGGAAATTGTGATCCCGATAACATCTGATCCCAATGCTAAAGAAGGCGAAAACGAAGAAGAGGCATTTTCATTACCTAACTTGGATGTCGAGCTGTTCAAGTTAAACAACATTCAACTTGGGATCAGACTACCTGAATATGAAAATGACTTTTTTATAGAGCAGCTCGAACTGTCTCAGGTTTCAACATGGAACGATAAACAAGCTCAATTAGCCTTTGACGCGAAACTGGGGGAGGGGCATATTGAGATGGACTTGAGCGCACAGCCATTGGCGAGTACGCCACATGTTAAAGGCAATATTAAAATACGCGGACTTGATATCAGTCAGTTCTCAGGTTTTTTGCCTGCGTCAATAAATCGTCTTCAGGCGAAGCTTGCCACCAACCTTGATATCGATGTTAAAGGGATCCGTTCTGAACAACTAGATTTAGCTGTCAAAGGTAATATTTCGCTTGTTAATTCGCAATTAAGTTTAGCAAAAATCGATTTGAAACTGGCAAAAGCCGTTAATAACGTGTCACTTAATGCCAACTACAAAAATGGCCAACTTAGCCTGCTCGCGAAAGGGCGAGGAGAGTATAGCGACACAAGCGTCAACTCGGATTTACTGAATTTGGTTCAACCGACGCTAACAAATAATTTTAATCTTCAACTCAAACAACAAAAGGGCCGACTTAGCATGGTCAGTGATGGTGACTTTGATTTGAGTAACACCCAATTAAATCATCAACAGTGGCAATGGTTGCAAGCTAAGCTAAGCAATACTTTTAACCTTACGGTAGAGCAAAATAATGACCTGTTCGAGATTAAAGCAAAAGGTGGTTTTAAACTGAATGACGCTGATGTTACTTTTGGCCAATCTCGCTTGCTGCAAGCACAATTAGACAATAATTTTGAGATCAAGGCAAAGTGGCAAAATACGCAATGGGATATTTTAGCCGAGGGTGACTTAAAACTTACCGATAGCAAGTTTACTCAAGGCCCAGTGACCTTGCTTACGCAATTGGATAATACCTTTTCAGTCGCTGCTAACCAGCAAAACGATCAGCTAAGCTTTGAAGCCAGTGGTGATTTAAAAGCAAACAATGTCGATGCTCAATTTGGCCCTTTACAGCTGTTACTAGGGCAGTTAGACAATCGTTTTAAGATTCGTGGCAATCAAAATCAACAAGCCTTGGACTTTAACTACAAGGCAGAAAAAACATTAACCAATCTATCTCTATCAGATAAACAACAAGATTATCCGCTTTTTGGTGCTCAAAATATAAACATTACCGATTTTGAGCTTAACCAAATGTTGGCGCTAAGCCTTAGTAAAATAACAATGCAGGATGTCGATTTAGGCTACTTGGAAGAATTTAAAAAATCGCAATTAACGGCACCATTGGTAACGGTGAATAAGCTCGAGTATATTCATAACGATAATATGCTTGAGGTGGGTGATGTAAAAATTAACGGTTTAGCGGTGCAAATGCACATAGACCAAGAGTCTAAATTGTTAGGCACCGATAGATACCAAAAAACACTTGCTGCGCTACAAGCGACAACGAAAAAAAATGACGAGCAAGAAAAGGCAAAACAGCAAGACAGTCAAATAGTACAAAACAAAAACCTTGAGCAGCAACAAAGTCCAGAATTTAAGGTTCGGTTGCAACAGTTGCTGATTGCGCAAAATAGCCTCATCCACTTAAAACAAGAGCATAAACCCTACCCCATTGAGCAAAACCTATTAATCGATAACCTTGATCTAGGGCCAGTCTACTCCAATGAACCAGAAGCGTATAGCAATGTGCTGTTAAATGCTCGCTTAGATCAGTTCTCAAATATCGAAGTCAGTGCTAAAGCGCAGCTGTTTAAATCACCATTAAATTTAGAGGCGAAAGGGCGCTTAGATGGCGTTTCTTTAGCTCAACTTTCAGCGTTTGCTGAGCCTGTTATTGGTTATGAATTTACCAGTGGCCAGTTAGATCATAAGTTTGACCTGAAACTGAACAATAATAATTTAGATATGAAGAACAAACTCAAAATCAGACGAGTAAAACTCAATAATACCCCCGTTAAAGTGCAAGGTAATAACAGCTCGCCATTGCCTTTACCCATGGCAATAAGCATGCTAGAAGACTCCAAAGGTTTAATCGAACTGGATGTGCCAATTAAGAGCAACTTAAATAAAACCGATGTTGGCTTAGCCTCTATTATCAGAACATCTTTATCTGCGGTACTGCAAAAGAGTTCATTAAGCTTCCTAAAATACTACTTACAGCCCTATGGGGCGGTGCTATTTGCAGGGGAAATATTATTAGAACAGGCGTCTTCGGTACGTTTTGAACCGATGGCTTTTACTCCTAATTCTGCAGATTTATCAGAGCAACATCAAGAGTATGCCGATAAGCTTGCAGAGCTTTTGCAAAAAAGAAAACAATTGCAAATTCAGTTGTGCGGCATGACTAATGAACAAGACAAAATGGCTATATCAGAGCCCGAAGCAACAAATAGCGATGAGAAAAATCAAGACAAGGTCGATGAAAAAAAGACTAAAACGTCCTTTACACCAGAGCAAGTAGCAAGAAAATTAGATGTGTTAGCCGAAGAGCGTGCGAACAATGTAAAACGCTATTTGCTGGATAAGGGGATTAAAGGTAAACGCTTATTTATTTGTAAGCCTAAATTCAAAGCCAAGGGATTGGCCGGCGTAGAGCTTAGTATGTAA
- the smrB gene encoding endonuclease SmrB, producing the protein MKFKDLLNSEEKQLFKQAVGKVKPIIQDTVHPETLANKNQVKQRKEKQVFEKQQFYFSDQFEPNLEQHGPMKYVREGVDSFEVKLLRRGEYSPELILDLHGLNQQKSKQEIAALLAACIKEHVNCVCIIHGIGNRVLKNKVPHWLVQHPDVMAFHQAPLEYGGDGALLVLVDLKDDFFCKS; encoded by the coding sequence ATGAAATTCAAAGACTTGTTAAACAGTGAAGAAAAACAGCTATTTAAGCAAGCTGTAGGCAAAGTAAAACCGATTATTCAAGATACTGTGCACCCAGAAACACTGGCAAATAAAAATCAAGTTAAACAGCGTAAAGAAAAACAGGTGTTTGAAAAACAGCAATTTTACTTTTCTGATCAATTTGAACCCAACCTAGAGCAACATGGGCCAATGAAGTATGTTCGAGAAGGCGTTGACAGCTTCGAAGTAAAGCTGTTGCGCCGTGGTGAATATTCACCTGAGCTTATCCTTGATTTACATGGGTTAAATCAACAAAAATCAAAACAAGAAATTGCCGCATTACTGGCTGCCTGCATTAAAGAACACGTTAATTGTGTTTGTATTATTCATGGTATTGGTAATCGAGTGTTAAAAAACAAAGTACCACATTGGTTAGTTCAACACCCAGATGTGATGGCATTTCACCAAGCGCCATTGGAATATGGTGGTGATGGGGCTTTGCTGGTTTTAGTTGATTTGAAAGACGATTTTTTCTGTAAATCGTAA
- the prmB gene encoding 50S ribosomal protein L3 N(5)-glutamine methyltransferase has translation MLELNIDEVTEDLHTIGDFLRWGLSRFNQADLFYGHGTTNAWDEALILTLHALHLPNNLDDNLLNARLTKSERQAVVELLLRRIDERIPSAYLTNLAYFCGLPFYVDERVLVPRSPIGELIDNRFANLLQAKPQHILDLCTGSGCIAIACAHAFEDANVDAFDLSLDALEVAEINIHNHELSDRVVPIQSDVFSAAMGTKYDLIVTNPPYVDSEDIGDMPDEFHHEPEMGLGCGDDGLDIVRRILAEASAHLSNDGVLICEVGNSMIHVQALYPEVDFQWLTFERGGFGVFRITKQQLDKYQDIFNQRVKQ, from the coding sequence TTGCTCGAGTTAAACATTGACGAAGTCACCGAAGACTTGCATACCATTGGTGATTTTCTACGTTGGGGCCTTAGTCGATTTAATCAAGCAGATTTGTTCTATGGGCATGGCACCACCAATGCGTGGGATGAAGCGTTAATCTTAACCTTACATGCATTACACCTACCCAACAATCTTGATGATAACCTACTCAATGCCAGATTAACCAAAAGTGAAAGACAGGCGGTAGTTGAATTGCTGTTACGTCGTATCGATGAGCGTATTCCATCGGCTTATTTAACCAATTTAGCATACTTTTGTGGCTTACCCTTTTATGTTGATGAAAGAGTATTGGTGCCACGATCGCCCATAGGTGAGCTTATCGATAATCGATTTGCCAATCTTCTCCAAGCAAAGCCACAACATATCTTAGATTTATGTACCGGCAGTGGGTGTATTGCTATTGCTTGTGCTCATGCCTTTGAAGATGCTAATGTGGATGCGTTTGATTTATCGTTAGATGCGCTCGAAGTTGCCGAAATAAATATTCACAATCATGAGCTTAGTGATCGTGTCGTGCCGATTCAATCCGATGTTTTCTCTGCGGCAATGGGCACTAAATACGATCTTATTGTCACCAATCCACCGTATGTTGACAGTGAAGATATTGGTGATATGCCGGATGAATTTCATCATGAACCCGAAATGGGGTTGGGCTGCGGTGACGACGGTCTCGATATTGTGCGCAGAATTTTAGCCGAGGCCAGCGCACACTTGTCAAACGATGGCGTGTTAATTTGTGAAGTCGGCAATTCGATGATCCATGTACAAGCGTTATACCCTGAAGTTGACTTTCAGTGGCTGACTTTTGAGCGGGGCGGGTTCGGCGTTTTTCGTATCACCAAACAACAATTAGATAAATATCAGGATATTTTTAACCAGAGGGTAAAGCAGTAA
- the aroC gene encoding chorismate synthase encodes MAGNTIGTLFRVTTFGESHGVALGAIVDGCPPGITLSEADLQTDLDRRRPGTSRFTTARREPDQVKILSGVFEGKTTGTPIGLMIENTDQRSKDYGEISQMFRPGHADYTYWQKHGIRDYRGGGRSSARETAMRVAAGAIAKKYLKQKLGIEIQACVSQIGDVVAEHYDWAEVENNPFFFPDKAKVGQLEALIKSILKQKDSIGAAVKVVAKGVPVGLGEPVFDRLDADLAHSLMSINAVKGVEIGDGFAVVNQKGSEHRDEMTPEGFLSNSAGGVLGGISSGQDIIANIALKPTSSIGISGKTINLDGEPADIITRGRHDPCVGIRAVPIAESMMAITLMDHYMRHIAQNGDVQCPTPKI; translated from the coding sequence ATGGCAGGGAATACGATAGGTACATTATTTCGGGTTACTACATTTGGTGAAAGCCATGGGGTGGCATTAGGCGCGATCGTCGATGGTTGTCCCCCAGGGATTACGTTAAGCGAAGCGGATTTACAAACGGATTTGGACCGTCGTAGGCCAGGAACCTCGCGCTTCACCACGGCAAGAAGAGAGCCTGATCAAGTAAAGATACTATCTGGGGTATTTGAAGGGAAAACCACGGGGACGCCCATTGGTTTAATGATTGAGAATACCGATCAGCGCTCAAAAGATTATGGCGAAATATCTCAAATGTTTCGACCTGGTCATGCCGATTATACCTACTGGCAAAAACACGGTATTCGTGATTATCGCGGTGGTGGTCGCTCATCTGCGCGTGAAACTGCGATGCGGGTAGCCGCTGGCGCTATTGCTAAAAAATATTTAAAACAAAAGCTTGGCATTGAAATTCAAGCCTGCGTAAGTCAAATTGGTGATGTGGTTGCTGAGCACTATGATTGGGCTGAAGTTGAAAATAACCCATTCTTTTTCCCCGATAAAGCCAAAGTAGGTCAACTTGAAGCGTTAATTAAATCCATTTTAAAGCAAAAAGACTCAATTGGTGCGGCGGTTAAAGTGGTTGCCAAAGGCGTTCCTGTTGGGCTTGGAGAGCCAGTGTTTGATCGGTTAGATGCTGACCTAGCCCATTCTTTGATGAGCATTAATGCGGTTAAAGGCGTTGAGATTGGTGATGGCTTTGCGGTGGTAAACCAAAAAGGTTCAGAGCATCGTGATGAAATGACCCCTGAAGGCTTTTTATCCAATAGTGCTGGTGGTGTGTTAGGTGGGATTTCCTCCGGCCAAGATATTATTGCCAATATCGCCTTAAAACCTACATCCAGTATTGGCATTAGTGGTAAAACCATTAATCTTGATGGTGAGCCTGCCGATATTATTACGCGAGGGCGTCATGACCCTTGTGTTGGTATTCGTGCCGTGCCTATTGCCGAATCAATGATGGCCATTACTTTAATGGATCACTATATGCGCCATATCGCTCAAAATGGTGATGTGCAATGCCCAACCCCAAAAATTTAA
- the lipB gene encoding lipoyl(octanoyl) transferase LipB → MDYEQVWHAMQHFTDTRDDTVEDELWLVEHPPVFTQGQAGKEEHLLMPGDIPVVKVDRGGQVTYHGPGQQVVYFMINLRRRKMGVRELVTLIENSIIEMLAKFNVTAAAKPDAPGVYVDGKKVASLGLRVRKGCSFHGLALNVDMDMEPFLRINPCGYAGLEMVQTKTLNGPVTVSEAGEALVTELTELLNAEKVSYQQGLN, encoded by the coding sequence ATGGACTATGAGCAAGTTTGGCATGCCATGCAACACTTTACGGATACTCGAGACGACACTGTCGAAGACGAATTGTGGTTGGTAGAGCATCCTCCGGTATTTACCCAAGGACAAGCTGGTAAAGAAGAACATTTGTTGATGCCTGGCGACATCCCTGTGGTGAAAGTCGACCGAGGAGGTCAAGTTACCTACCATGGTCCTGGTCAGCAAGTTGTTTACTTTATGATTAACCTAAGGCGCCGAAAAATGGGGGTACGTGAGTTAGTAACCCTTATTGAAAACAGCATCATTGAGATGTTAGCTAAGTTTAACGTTACAGCGGCAGCTAAACCCGATGCTCCTGGGGTTTATGTTGATGGTAAAAAAGTAGCTTCTTTAGGTCTTCGCGTGCGTAAAGGGTGTTCATTTCATGGCTTGGCGCTCAATGTCGACATGGATATGGAACCATTTTTGCGAATTAATCCATGTGGTTACGCTGGACTAGAAATGGTACAAACAAAAACCCTAAATGGCCCAGTCACGGTATCGGAAGCTGGTGAGGCCTTAGTGACGGAATTAACAGAATTATTGAATGCTGAGAAAGTCAGTTATCAACAAGGTTTAAATTAG
- the ybeD gene encoding DUF493 family protein YbeD, with protein sequence MMKTKFNELLEFPCVLNFKVMGIACDELPDKVVAVLQEDTPGDYAPSIKPSSKGNYHSVSVAVRVTSQEHIEKLYKVLAEIEEVRYVL encoded by the coding sequence ATTATGAAAACCAAATTCAATGAATTACTTGAATTTCCATGTGTATTAAATTTCAAAGTGATGGGCATTGCCTGTGACGAGCTACCCGATAAAGTCGTTGCCGTCCTTCAAGAAGACACTCCGGGTGATTACGCCCCTAGTATCAAACCGAGCAGTAAAGGTAACTACCACTCGGTGTCGGTTGCGGTTCGCGTAACAAGCCAAGAGCATATTGAGAAGCTTTATAAGGTCCTTGCTGAAATCGAAGAAGTACGTTACGTACTATAA
- a CDS encoding septal ring lytic transglycosylase RlpA family protein, with amino-acid sequence MNNNTPFSLRSSLKTLCVLFVLSQMFGCTTSRYSQTHDSIPKRFPTSSELIEPLPKLEPKSPGGNKPYQVFGVNYQVLDSAQNYQETGVASWYGQKFHGHLTSNGEIYDMYGFSAAHKSLPLPTYVQVTNLDNNKKVIVRVNDRGPFHQDRLIDLSYSAAYKLGMLEQGTARVKVEAITASNIAQFKHLNNKGTEIDARTVALAARQLEPISGISNIKPLTAKEAVNTSANPAKYIHVIVTKDRHLAQSTAKALRFLMPVQVNLTEKNELYRVQLGPIDSMDETEVHLNHLKTQGYSEAYQTSALK; translated from the coding sequence ATGAATAACAATACCCCATTCTCATTACGATCATCTTTAAAAACCTTGTGTGTGCTCTTTGTCTTAAGCCAAATGTTCGGTTGTACGACATCGCGCTATTCACAAACTCACGACAGTATTCCCAAGCGATTCCCCACATCAAGCGAATTGATTGAGCCTTTACCGAAACTCGAACCTAAAAGCCCTGGTGGCAATAAACCTTATCAAGTGTTTGGGGTTAATTATCAGGTTCTAGACTCGGCACAAAACTATCAAGAAACCGGCGTAGCGTCGTGGTATGGCCAAAAATTTCATGGCCACCTTACCTCAAATGGTGAAATCTACGATATGTATGGTTTTAGCGCGGCGCATAAATCTTTACCTCTACCCACCTATGTGCAGGTAACCAATTTAGACAACAACAAAAAAGTAATTGTTCGAGTCAACGATCGCGGTCCTTTTCATCAAGACCGATTAATAGATTTATCCTACAGTGCCGCTTACAAGTTGGGGATGCTAGAGCAAGGAACTGCGAGAGTGAAAGTCGAAGCTATAACCGCCTCCAACATTGCCCAATTTAAACACCTAAATAACAAGGGAACCGAAATAGATGCTCGTACTGTCGCGCTTGCTGCTCGCCAGTTAGAACCTATATCGGGTATTTCTAATATAAAACCATTAACGGCAAAAGAGGCGGTTAATACCAGCGCCAATCCAGCCAAATACATTCATGTGATAGTGACCAAAGATAGGCATTTAGCCCAAAGTACGGCTAAAGCATTACGCTTTTTAATGCCGGTACAAGTTAATTTAACTGAAAAAAATGAACTTTATCGCGTTCAATTAGGACCAATTGACAGCATGGATGAAACCGAAGTTCACTTAAACCACCTAAAAACTCAAGGCTATAGCGAAGCGTATCAGACCAGCGCTTTGAAGTGA
- a CDS encoding aminotransferase class IV: MNDIVFLNGEYIAKDNAKISVLDRGFLFADGVYEVIPIYNKCPFRLEQHLERLDYSLSRLEIKSPYTHNQWLEIITQVIAKNQGSNLSIYIHVTRGKGSSRNHVFDDAAAATVLVMANALNVAVKSIKTCKATLLEDIRWQFCDIKSIALLGNILLRNQAERDGFDEAILHRQQMVSEGSTTNVFMVKDGQIFTPIADRFILGGITRELIIELANELGLKVHQQACSVEQLLHADEVWISSSTREISPVIQIDDKMIAKGKIGPIAQALHLKFQQFKQTLIA; the protein is encoded by the coding sequence ATGAACGACATTGTTTTTTTAAATGGCGAATATATCGCTAAAGATAACGCAAAAATCTCGGTCCTTGACCGAGGTTTTTTGTTTGCAGACGGTGTTTACGAAGTTATTCCTATTTACAACAAATGCCCATTTCGTCTTGAGCAACACCTCGAACGACTCGATTATTCTTTGTCGAGGCTTGAAATCAAGTCGCCCTATACCCATAACCAATGGCTAGAGATTATCACACAAGTGATAGCTAAAAATCAGGGCAGTAACCTGTCGATTTATATCCATGTCACCCGTGGCAAAGGTAGCAGCCGCAATCATGTCTTTGATGATGCAGCAGCCGCCACGGTTTTGGTTATGGCCAATGCGTTAAACGTCGCAGTTAAGTCAATAAAAACCTGTAAAGCCACGCTTTTAGAAGATATTCGTTGGCAGTTTTGTGATATAAAATCGATTGCCCTATTGGGTAATATTTTATTACGCAATCAAGCCGAAAGAGATGGCTTTGATGAAGCCATTTTGCATCGCCAGCAAATGGTCAGCGAAGGCAGCACAACCAATGTATTTATGGTCAAAGATGGCCAAATTTTCACTCCCATAGCAGATAGATTTATTTTAGGTGGGATCACCCGAGAATTAATCATTGAATTGGCTAACGAGCTTGGCCTGAAGGTGCATCAACAAGCGTGTAGTGTTGAGCAATTATTGCATGCGGATGAAGTATGGATTTCAAGTTCAACACGAGAAATTTCACCCGTTATACAAATTGATGATAAAATGATTGCTAAGGGCAAAATCGGTCCCATAGCGCAAGCACTGCACCTAAAGTTTCAGCAATTTAAGCAAACTTTAATCGCCTAA
- a CDS encoding serine hydrolase, with product MSQFARKMITLTGSLLMVTSSFVTFAATLIPSPPQINAEGYILMDYTTGKVIAEGNADVQLEPASLTKMMTSYIIGKEIQVGNISEDDPVMISEKAWAKNFPDSSKMFIEVGTEVPVKLLNQGIIVASGNDACVAMAEHIAGSESAFADLMNNYAQQLEMHSSNFQNSHGLSGTEHFTTPRDMATLAQALIRDVPNEYKIYKQKSFTYNNIKQYNRNSLLWDKSMNVDGLKTGHHSKAGYNLVTSATKDGMRLISVVMGAKSEQARKIESKKLLNYGFRFFETITPYQAGESFATNRVWMGDIKEVDLGILTDTTITIPRGQRKNLEANFKLDRQLKAPISKGEVVGKVMLELDGETVGEYPLVTLQEVNEGSLFSRLVDYVKLQFL from the coding sequence ATGTCTCAATTTGCACGAAAAATGATCACTCTTACCGGTAGCCTCCTGATGGTAACTAGCTCTTTTGTTACCTTTGCTGCCACCTTAATTCCTTCTCCACCGCAAATTAATGCCGAAGGATACATATTAATGGATTACACCACTGGCAAGGTAATTGCCGAGGGTAATGCTGATGTGCAACTAGAACCCGCCAGTTTAACCAAAATGATGACCAGTTACATCATAGGCAAAGAAATCCAAGTCGGTAACATCAGTGAAGATGACCCAGTGATGATTTCGGAAAAAGCGTGGGCGAAAAACTTTCCTGACTCATCAAAAATGTTCATTGAAGTTGGCACCGAGGTACCGGTTAAGTTACTAAACCAAGGCATTATTGTTGCCTCAGGTAACGATGCTTGTGTCGCCATGGCAGAGCATATTGCCGGCAGTGAAAGTGCTTTTGCTGATTTAATGAACAACTACGCACAACAATTAGAAATGCACAGCAGTAATTTTCAAAATTCACATGGTTTAAGTGGTACCGAGCATTTTACTACCCCTCGCGATATGGCAACTTTAGCCCAAGCTTTGATCCGTGACGTACCTAATGAGTACAAGATTTATAAGCAAAAATCATTTACTTATAACAACATCAAACAATATAACCGCAACAGCCTATTATGGGACAAGAGCATGAATGTTGATGGCTTAAAAACCGGCCACCATTCAAAAGCAGGCTATAATTTAGTGACTAGTGCGACGAAAGATGGCATGCGTTTGATCAGTGTGGTGATGGGAGCAAAAAGCGAACAAGCTCGTAAGATCGAAAGCAAGAAGCTGTTAAATTATGGTTTTCGCTTTTTTGAAACCATTACCCCATATCAAGCTGGTGAAAGCTTTGCCACCAACCGTGTATGGATGGGTGATATTAAAGAAGTGGATTTAGGTATTTTAACCGATACCACCATCACCATTCCTCGTGGTCAGCGTAAAAACTTAGAAGCCAATTTCAAACTTGACCGTCAGTTAAAAGCCCCTATCAGCAAAGGTGAAGTTGTGGGTAAGGTGATGTTAGAACTTGATGGTGAAACCGTTGGTGAGTACCCGCTTGTCACCCTACAAGAAGTAAATGAAGGCAGCCTATTTAGCCGCTTAGTTGATTACGTAAAACTGCAGTTTTTATAA